A section of the Leminorella richardii genome encodes:
- a CDS encoding universal stress protein: MYTSILVPLDVMEDELSHNALKHAVGLAKLTGATLHLLHVLPISTTIINAYELGYLDLKDKASTIAEERLALMAKEIDLPKDRVSYSIAFGSTRDEIVEATDTVQADLIVIGSHRPNIKTHLLGSNASGIVRYAKTSVLVVR, translated from the coding sequence ATGTACACATCCATCTTAGTCCCTTTAGACGTCATGGAAGACGAGCTGTCCCACAATGCGTTAAAGCATGCCGTTGGCCTAGCCAAACTGACGGGAGCAACACTGCATCTGCTGCACGTGCTGCCTATTTCTACCACCATTATTAACGCCTATGAGCTTGGCTATCTTGATTTGAAAGACAAAGCTTCGACTATCGCCGAAGAGCGTTTAGCCCTTATGGCGAAAGAGATTGACCTGCCGAAAGACCGCGTATCCTATTCCATTGCGTTCGGCTCAACCAGAGACGAAATTGTCGAGGCCACTGACACCGTACAGGCGGATTTAATCGTAATAGGCTCTCACAGGCCTAACATTAAAACCCACCTGTTGGGTTCCAACGCTTCCGGCATTGTTCGCTACGCTAAAACGTCAGTGCTGGTAGTACGGTAG
- a CDS encoding putative DNA modification/repair radical SAM protein, whose translation MKERMLHKLKILAESAKYDVSCSSSGVARKNNGSGLGNASAWGVCHSFTEDGRCVSLLKVLMTNVCLYDCAYCINRRSNDIERVAFTPEELTELTLAFYRRNYIDGLFLSSGVLKSPDHTMERMLRVAQSLRNVHGFQGYIHMKAIPGASQSLIYQAGLVVDRLSINLEIPLEQDLKRLAPEKDHQSVYKPMGFIQQGISQSLEDRKKFRSAPRFAPAGQSTQMIVGAAGDCDRDILRLSTALYQRSGMKRVYYSGYIPVNVTDPRLPVTAVRENTLKRENRLYQADWLMRFYQFSAEEIVDSGQPNLELDMDPKLSWALRHPEFFPIDVNTADYAVLLRIPGVGVKSAKMIVAARRHGRLTINGLKKIGVVLKRAQYFIVNNELPRFTVQEAKPEYVRRALSEPVKSTSSSQQLSLGF comes from the coding sequence ATGAAAGAACGCATGCTGCATAAGCTAAAAATCCTGGCCGAATCGGCAAAGTATGACGTGTCCTGCTCTTCAAGCGGTGTAGCGAGGAAGAATAACGGCTCAGGGTTAGGCAATGCCAGCGCGTGGGGCGTTTGCCACAGCTTTACTGAAGACGGGCGCTGCGTATCTTTATTAAAGGTTCTGATGACTAACGTTTGCCTTTACGACTGCGCCTACTGCATTAATAGACGGAGCAATGATATAGAAAGAGTGGCGTTTACTCCTGAAGAGCTGACCGAACTAACGCTAGCGTTCTACCGCCGCAACTATATCGACGGCCTGTTTTTAAGCTCTGGCGTGTTGAAAAGCCCTGACCACACAATGGAAAGAATGCTGCGCGTGGCGCAAAGCCTGCGTAACGTTCATGGTTTTCAGGGATACATTCATATGAAAGCCATTCCCGGCGCCAGCCAGTCACTGATTTATCAGGCCGGGCTGGTAGTCGACCGCTTAAGCATCAATTTGGAGATCCCTCTTGAGCAGGATCTTAAGCGTCTGGCGCCAGAGAAAGATCATCAAAGCGTTTATAAGCCAATGGGTTTTATCCAACAGGGCATATCGCAAAGTCTGGAAGATAGAAAAAAATTCCGTTCAGCCCCGCGATTTGCGCCAGCCGGGCAGAGCACTCAAATGATTGTTGGTGCGGCAGGTGACTGCGATCGGGATATTCTTCGTCTTTCTACCGCGCTCTACCAGCGCAGCGGCATGAAGCGGGTTTACTATTCCGGCTACATTCCTGTCAATGTCACGGATCCCCGCTTGCCTGTAACCGCAGTGAGAGAAAACACTCTAAAGCGGGAAAATCGCCTTTATCAGGCTGACTGGTTAATGCGTTTTTACCAATTCAGTGCAGAAGAAATCGTCGACTCAGGACAGCCCAATCTGGAGCTGGATATGGATCCCAAGCTCTCTTGGGCGCTTAGGCACCCGGAATTCTTCCCTATTGACGTTAACACCGCAGATTACGCGGTGCTTTTGCGCATTCCCGGCGTTGGCGTTAAGTCAGCCAAAATGATTGTCGCCGCCCGCCGGCACGGGCGGCTAACGATTAACGGCCTAAAAAAGATTGGCGTAGTGCTAAAGCGGGCGCAGTACTTTATTGTTAACAATGAGCTGCCTCGCTTTACAGTACAGGAAGCCAAGCCCGAGTACGTTAGGCGTGCGCTATCTGAACCCGTGAAGTCTACGTCGTCTTCACAGCAGCTGTCTTTGGGATTTTAA
- a CDS encoding TIGR03915 family putative DNA repair protein, translating into MNVFSYDKTFDGLLSVVFDAYRLKMFPEMLLGEGDIEPLFMVKKHVSVTDLSKSNRVWEALKNRLSHRALNHVLYVWQSEQEGSDILIFNYIRKVIDSPKPIETDFTDIVVSNMIKVARKVGNDRMHLIQFARFQQTKEGVFFALVAPDFNVLPMAISHFTDRFTDRPWAIYDIRRQYGFYYDLTTLTEMSIPNVDQVITPQSRLNTRLLHEDELALQTLWYTYFSAISIKERTNLKQQARCMPRRFWHLLPEMYSVHS; encoded by the coding sequence ATGAATGTCTTTAGCTACGATAAAACGTTCGATGGGCTTCTTAGCGTCGTTTTTGATGCCTATCGGCTAAAGATGTTTCCCGAAATGCTGTTGGGCGAAGGGGATATTGAACCCCTGTTTATGGTGAAAAAGCACGTGTCGGTAACCGACCTCTCCAAGTCAAATCGTGTCTGGGAGGCCTTGAAAAATAGGTTGTCCCATCGGGCGCTCAATCACGTCCTGTACGTATGGCAGTCGGAGCAAGAGGGATCTGATATCCTGATTTTTAACTATATTCGTAAAGTCATTGATTCACCAAAGCCGATAGAAACAGACTTTACCGATATTGTTGTTAGTAACATGATCAAGGTGGCTAGAAAAGTTGGTAATGATCGCATGCACCTCATCCAATTTGCCCGATTTCAGCAAACAAAAGAGGGGGTGTTTTTCGCTCTTGTTGCCCCAGACTTTAACGTGCTGCCAATGGCAATATCCCATTTTACCGATCGCTTCACGGACAGGCCGTGGGCAATATACGACATTCGTCGACAGTATGGTTTTTATTATGACTTGACCACATTGACAGAGATGTCTATTCCAAACGTTGATCAGGTTATTACACCACAGAGCAGGCTTAACACACGCCTTCTCCATGAAGATGAGCTTGCTCTACAAACGCTTTGGTACACCTATTTTAGCGCTATTTCTATTAAAGAGAGAACCAATCTTAAGCAGCAGGCGCGCTGTATGCCTAGACGGTTTTGGCACCTTCTGCCTGAAATGTACAGCGTGCATTCATAA